One Ricinus communis isolate WT05 ecotype wild-type chromosome 1, ASM1957865v1, whole genome shotgun sequence DNA window includes the following coding sequences:
- the LOC8268814 gene encoding elongation factor 1-beta 2 → MAVTFSDLHTESGLKSLDEFLAGKSYISGDQLTKDDIKVYAAVLEKPGASFPNASKWYESVSSHLATSFPGKAVGVRVGGKVAAAPAEAAAPAKEAAAAGDDDDDLDLFGDETEEDKKAAEEREAAKKSAKKKESGKSSVLMDVKPWDDETDMKKLEEAVRSIEMPGLLWGASKLVPVGYGIKKLQIMMTIVDDLVSVDSLIEEYLTVEPYNEYVQSCDIVAFNKI, encoded by the exons ATGGCAGTCACTTTCTCAGATCTCCACACTGAATCTGGCCTCAAGTCTCTTGATGAGTTTCTTGCTGGAAAGTCTTATATTTCTGg AGATCAACTTACAAAGGATGATATAAAGGTATACGCTGCCGTTTTGGAGAAGCCTGGAGCTTCCTTCCCTAACGCCAGCAAGTGGTATGAAAGTGTTTCTTCACATCTCGCCACAAG CTTTCCTGGGAAAGCTGTTGGAGTGAGAGTTGGTGGCAAAGTTGCTGCTGCTCCAGCTGAAGCTGCTGCCCCTGCTAAGGAG GCTGCTGCTGCtggagatgatgatgatgacttGGATCTCTTTGGTGATGAAACGGAGGAGGATAAGAAGGCAGCAGAGGAGAGAGAGGCAGCCAAAAAGTCTGCCAAGAAGAAAGAGA GTGGAAAATCCTCTGTTCTTATGGATGTAAAACCTTGGGATGATGAGACAGATATGAAAAAGTTGGAGGAGGCAGTTCGGAGCATTGAGATGCCTGGTCTCCTGTGGGGAGCAT CGAAACTGGTTCCAGTTGGTTATGGCATCAAGAAATTGCAGATCATGATGACCATTGTGGACGACCTTGTTTCTGTGGACTCCCTCATTGAGGAGTATCTGACTGTTGAGCCCTACAACGAATATGTTCAGAGCTGCGACATCGTTGCCTTCAACAAAATTTAA
- the LOC8265543 gene encoding uncharacterized protein LOC8265543: MEKHKHDQDSASKTKFYIKIRVPNPRKEAPAVEQEHVEDGRAGGGGDDGADNKLHDLPPGYRVCGYCGKTFSSGKAWGGHKRHHLKIIRDNNRKNQESLKIKKLQKDTVKKHRSYSYGGGGGHKNNTINIGDVKVRDGKPSCCLCGEEFPSMKSLFGHMRSYSNTDSKDIKPPSFSSPSRPKLVFREDESEDDEEIYYNQISQAKSSNSKGSVDLMSSLVGHGWGKKDFRGRDSVTDLIPQAARDLLALSKDQGKLVLASTTSKEFKDNVMEIGKKLNYISKLRDLGAGHEISKRDSQEVSGTIRCSNPAKKNKRGEHVKDAFAAATAMADEAVPASEPDETDQESGEDHDEPAVPIETTFRCDTCDKTFPTGQALGGHKRCHRKPISNEVGSSTGEAASNIPSATASSGEAASHVHQAEEPTQAGHQHGMLGIDLNQPYVMQDGDDVTSFPFDKD, encoded by the coding sequence ATGGAGAAACATAAACATGATCAAGATTCTGCTTCCAAAACAAAGTTTTACATAAAGATCAGGGTACCCAATCCCCGTAAAGAAGCTCCTGCTGTAGAGCAAGAACATGTAGAAGATGGTAGGGCCGGTGGCGGCGGAGATGATGGCGCCGATAATAAACTGCATGACTTGCCACCTGGGTATCGTGTTTGTGGATACTGCGGAAAGACTTTTAGTTCTGGTAAAGCTTGGGGAGGACATAAAAGGCATCATCTCAAGATCATTAGAGATAATAATAGGAAAAATCAAGAATctttaaagataaagaaactTCAGAAGGATACTGTAAAGAAACATAGAAGCTACAGctatggtggtggtggtggccACAAGAATAATACTATTAACATAGGCGACGTGAAGGTTAGGGATGGAAAACCTAGTTGCTGTTTATGTGGGGAAGAGTTTCCTAGTATGAAATCTTTATTTGGACACATGAGATCTTATTCCAATACAGATTCCAAAGATATTAAACCtccatctttttcttctccttctcgTCCAAAATTGGTATTTAGAGAAGATGAAAGTGAAGACGatgaagaaatttattataaccAGATCTCTCAAGCGAAGAGTTCAAACTCGAAGGGTAGTGTTGATTTGATGAGTTCTTTGGTGGGTCATGGTTGGGGTAAAAAGGACTTCCGTGGCCGGGATTCTGTAACGGACTTGATACCTCAGGCGGCGCGTGACTTGTTAGCATTATCTAAGGATCAAGGTAAATTAGTACTGGCATCGACAACATCAAAGGAATTCAAGGATAATGTGATGGAAATTGGGAAGAAATTGAACTATATAAGCAAGTTAAGGGATCTTGGAGCTGGTCATGAAATATCAAAGAGGGATTCTCAAGAAGTAAGTGGTACTATTAGATGCTCAAACCCTgctaagaaaaataagagaggTGAACATGTGAAAGATGCCTTTGCTGCTGCCACCGCCATGGCAGATGAAGCAGTTCCTGCATCAGAACCTGATGAAACTGATCAAGAAAGTGGAGAGGATCATGATGAACCTGCAGTACCAATTGAGACTACATTTCGTTGTGATACTTGTGACAAGACATTCCCTACAGGACAGGCACTTGGAGGCCACAAGAGATGCCATCGGAAACCTATTTCAAATGAAGTTGGTTCGTCCACAGGAGAAGCTGCAAGCAATATTCCTTCTGCTACAGCATCATCTGGAGAAGCTGCAAGCCATGTGCACCAAGCTGAAGAACCTACTCAGGCCGGTCATCAACATGGGATGTTAGGCATTGATCTAAATCAGCCTTATGTTATGCAGGATGGAGATGATGTGACTTCATTCCCCTTTGACAAGGATTGA